A portion of the Bombus terrestris chromosome 3, iyBomTerr1.2, whole genome shotgun sequence genome contains these proteins:
- the LOC100649528 gene encoding uncharacterized protein LOC100649528 encodes MVDNNCIIEGNVKFRDGKKWKSRWCVMRKLSPVADCLHLQLYGDSKDRYKQGQTKASLSLQHFLGVESGFTLDKESNTIAIICQDVTVVLAFDTRERLIQWQVKISNNLGEDQQFLILISTVPSKAKLTNGPAHLHIQDRRFCITVGIPPRLVGIWEIAHLRRYGVVEGRFCFEGGSRCGRGEGLHVLITDQGEDIVKMLQLAAEGKLTKKRPVSREQIAQESPRRQFSRSETRASDFFPSAIYSSTYEEQCDSCKNESSPYWSSTESRQQTELDRDYSSRDTVSVSELTDQPGEWRSCSLTRQGTSALERCASCISKLGTVSKSSTLATTTGASSIGSPAGTMNNFGCHLQPRTLDRLSLSSYSSSSHDSDYSSSQQMECHCSQNSKSSQQQTSVHRVSPSPSALPPRPPKPSQNTATKKVKKPPMPLPNEQVCVHSRSKQQLVVRNATAAAGPYENYDVPKTILGHHMLLEQSSQPDQYYDTPRKIKECLALPKTYPNYDTPQAPQAVVLQQCGCPAKLTVQSPRSSGCPCQNMMSWAGFVLPYCRRGAGIEPTGVAVHPVKLSGEGKMPVVNASGEIAIYATAKRPKKSEKSENDEDKNKDNCECPENRTNNYENVEPVIDTQPESKQTNYANIDFTQSLEHYENSKDLLAKSGISQEEIEKFSNQIKDETSEPPTEDSSKICQKCGHVKDRENDYLVMDLEKQTPKKPFSGYLPMQPAHNACSKEILSRICSGIKSSSNPALSGSALSEGGKKRSDSEFRVPGSAMLSSPYLRRRYLEGNSGTESNGNIGLLLRKRSYSAESAHYLDDENHTFPSTLTIHKCSSEADKASLVRGETHSPCVNSEVKINQDSGQISITSPQPSFIKIRRSSSVPSKTGHNRDSSSSNDSGVSTGSLSHRTAEFVEFELSLTPSTSARKQNVLSVYRKSPPPTCYHSSLPRKSKSSDPLRELSFQFQKIKIPTKSSSAEADIPTCLPKATKGFNSPGEVSNAPYIDSRSTSSGTSDMSDYIETLSLSSHSSSDTPDSLRLGGRAVATTLRPRSGKEYYKIDRSILVEQGRTLTTPSANYANITPVLEKSESPSPGYMSSSPFEQPQPTREHFLFPDEA; translated from the exons ATGGTGGATAACAATTGTATTATCGAGGGAAACGTCAAATTTCGCGACGGCAAAAAG TGGAAATCAAGATGGTGTGTCATGAGGAAGTTGTCACCAGTTGCAG ATTGTCTTCATTTACAACTTTACGGAGATAGCAAGGATCGATATAAGCAAGGTCAAACGAAAGCTTCATTAAGTTTGCAACATTTTCTCGGCGTAGAGAGTGGTTTCACTCTTGACAAGGAATCCAATACTATAGCTATAATATGCCAAGACGTGACGGTTGTTCTGGCTTTCGACACTAGAGAACGATTGATACAATGGCAAGTGAAAATCTCGAACAACTTGGGCGAAG ATCAGCAGTTTCTGATACTGATCTCCACGGTTCCATCGAAAGCAAAGCTCACAAATGGACCAGCACATTTACACATTCAAGATCGTCGTTTTTGCATCACCGTCGGCATACCTCCCAGATTAGTCGGTATTTGGGAAATTGCGCATCTTCGACGATATGGCGTGGTAGAAGGACGATTCTGCTTCGAGGGTGGTTCGAGATGCGGACGAGGAGAAGGTCTCCACGTGCTGATAACGGATCAAGGAGAAGATATCGTGAAGATGCTGCAATTAGCGGCAGAGGGGAAACTGACCAAAAAACGACCGGTTAGCAGAGAACAGATAGCGCAGGAGAGCCCGCGTCGTCAGTTCTCTCGATCGGAAACAAGGGCCAGCGATTTTTTCCCCTCGGCTATTTACTCGTCCACATATGAAGAGCAGTGCGACAGCTGCAAGAACGAAAGCTCCCCCTATTGGTCGTCCACTGAGAGTAGGCAACAAACAGAGCTCGACAGGGATTACAGTAGCAGAGACACAGTCTCCGTGTCGGAATTGACCGATCAGCCAGGCGAATGGCGCAGCTGTTCTCTTACTCGTCAAGGAACATCCGCTCTCGAGAGATGCGCTAGCTGTATCAGCAAGCTAGGAACTGTATCCAAATCGTCGACTTTAGCCACCACGACCGGAGCAAGCAGTATAGGCAGTCCAGCAGGAACGATGAATAATTTTGGTTGCCATCTACAGCCACGTACGCTCGATCGGTTATCGTTATCCTCGTACAGTAGTAGCAGCCACGACAGTGACTATTCCAGTTCACAGCAGATGGAATGTCACTGCTCGCAAAATTCAAAGAGCTCGCAACAACAAACGAGCGTTCATCGCGTGTCGCCAAGCCCTAGCGCACTGCCACCGAGACCTCCGAAACCGTCCCAAAACACTGCCACGAAGAAGGTTAAGAAACCTCCTATGCCCTTGCCAAACGAACAAGTCTGCGTGCACTCGCGTAGCAAGCAGCAGCTGGTTGTACGAAATGCAACCGCTGCTGCTGGTCCTTACGAGAATTACGACGTACCCAAAACAATCTTGGGCCATCATATGCTGTTAGAACAAAGTTCCCAACCGGATCAGTATTACGACACGCCAAGGAAAATTAAAGAATGTCTAGCACTGCCAAAAACCTATCCTAATTACGATACGCCACAGGCGCCTCAAGCTGTGGTATTACAACAATGTGGTTGTCCGGCTAAACTCACCGTTCAATCTCCCAGATCCTCGGGTTGTCCCTGCCAAAACATGATGAGTTGGGCTGGTTTTGTATTGCCGTACTGCAGACGTGGAGCAGGAATTGAACCAACCGGTGTTGCCGTACATCCCGTGAAACTTTCTGGAGAAGGTAAGATGCCTGTTGTGAACGCAAGCGGGGAGATCGCGATTTACGCGACGGCGAAACGGCCGAAGAAGTCGGAGAAGTCGGAGAACGACGAAGACAAGAACAAAGACAATTGCGAATGCCCAGAGAATAGAACAAACAATTACGAGAACGTCGAGCCTGTTATCGACACGCAACCTGAGTCTAAACAAACGAATTACGCGAACATAGACTTTACCCAATCTCTCGAACACTATGAAAACAGCAAAGATCTTTTAGCAAAAAGTGGAATTTCACAGGAGGAAATTGAGAAGTTTTCCAATCAAATTAAGGACGAGACATCTGAACCGCCCACAGAAGATTCGTCCAAGATATGCCAGAAATGTGGCCACGTTAAGGACCGAGAGAACGATTACTTAGTCATGGATCTCGAAAAGCAAACACCAAAGAAACCGTTCTCTGGATACCTACCGATGCAGCCAGCGCACAATGCTTGTTCAAAGGAGATTTTGTCGAGAATTTGTAGCGGTATAAAGAGCTCGAGTAACCCTGCGTTATCAGGTTCCGCGTTAAGCGAGGGAGGGAAAAAGAGATCCGATTCTGAATTTCGCGTTCCAGGTTCGGCGATGTTGTCTAGTCCGTACCTTAGACGCCGTTACCTGGAGGGAAATAGCGGAACAGAATCCAACGGGAACATTGGTCTATTGTTGAGAAAACGATCTTACTCTGCGGAATCTGCGCACTATTTGGACGATGAGAATCATACGTTCCCATCGACGTTGACCATTCACAAATGTTCCAGCGAAGCGGACAAAGCTTCCCTGGTTAGAGGGGAGACTCATTCTCCGTGCGTTAACTCAGAAGTCAAGATAAATCAAGATAGCGGGCAGATATCGATAACCTCACCTCAGCCgtcattcataaaaattcgaCGCTCCTCTTCCGTTCCATCCAAGACCGGTCACAATAGAGACTCTTCTAGTAGCAACGACTCAGGCGTTTCTACGGGATCTCTTAGTCACAGAACAGCGGAATTTGTCGAGTTCGAATTGTCATTGACCCCATCGACGTCGGCGAGAAAGCAAAACGTGTTGTCAGTTTATAGGAAGAGTCCACCGCCTACGTGTTATCACAGCAGCCTACCAAGGAAATCCAAGTCCAGCGATCCGCTTCGAGAGTTGTCGTTTCAATTTCAAAAGATTAAGATTCCTACAAAATCCTCTTCAGCGGAAGCCGATATTCCCACGTGTTTACCTAAGGCCACGAAAGGATTCAATAGTCCAGGGGAAGTGTCCAATGCTCCTTATATCGACTCGCGAAGCACAAGCAGCGGTACATCCGATATGTCCGACTACATCGAGACACTGTCGTTGTCGTCCCACTCGTCATCCGATACGCCAGACAGTCTGAG ACTGGGTGGCAGAGCAGTGGCAACGACGCTTCGTCCTCGCAGCGGGAAAGAGTATTACAAGATTGACAGAAGTATTCTTGTTGAGCAAGGAAGAACGTTGACGACGCCATCCGCCAATTACGCGAATATTACCCCGGTGCTTGAGAAAAGCGAGTCCCCTTCGCCTGGATACATGAGTAGCTCTCCCTTTGAACAGCCACAACCTACTCGTGAACACTTTTTGTTTCCCGAT GAAGCTTGA
- the LOC100649651 gene encoding uncharacterized protein LOC100649651 has translation MDTPILTKQQQKQSLSAKKGSVKGLRNVLAQPQDSYWPIVDEGKCPLLEDILNKLMPSIKRPSKLIPWSQLRHMKKEERIKAKKEALLKQENISNSELVNSVVLGINHITRSLEKNNVCCILMDANISPPLLIKHVIHMAQNKKIPVLLLPKLKTVTLNTIGFASAACALKNVVMDFTDHHFHPLYTTICDIFKDVPLPKNRLQLFKDIETLEQITSDKENKMSVESESRVSSEPIKHTVSTNVYMYRSSRKERAFVPPSIVESSTNEPIVKKEEQDNFISLTNYDSDEFDTNIKKQTRYINIHEDRHPTKRKKFPRVTNTSENVKYLPLKVKRLQGNVNRAKAAKVSKYKK, from the exons ATGGATACTCCAATATTAACAAAACAACAACAGAAACAGTCATTGTCAGCGAAGAAGGGATCAGTCAAAGGATTACGAAATGTCTTAGCGCAACCACAAGATAGTTATTG gcCAATTGTTGATGAAGGAAAGTGTCCATTGTTGGAAGATATTTTAAACAA ATTAATGCCATCTATAAAACGTCCATCCAAATTAATTCCATGGTCACAACTTAGACATATGAAGAAAGAAGAACGTATAAAAGCCAAAAAAGAAGCGCTTCTAAAGCAAGAGAATATTTCTAATTCAGAATTAGT aaaTTCTGTGGTCTTGGGCATAAATCATATCACAAGATCTTTGGAAAAAAACAATGTCTGTTGTATTCTAATGGATGCGAACATTTCACCGCCGCTTTTAATAAAGCATGTTATTCATATGgcacaaaataagaaaataccaGTATTATTATTGCCTAAATTGAAAACTGTAACATTAAACACCATAGGATTTGCATCTGCTGCGTGTGCCTTGAag aatGTCGTGATGGATTTTACGGATCATCATTTTCATCCTCTGTATACAACAATATgtgatattttcaaagatgtaccTTTACCAAAAAATAGGCTCCAATTATTCAAAGATATTGAAACATTAGAACAGATTACATCagataaagaaaacaaaatgaGCGTTGAGAGTGAATCTCGAGTCTCGTCAGAGCCAATTAAACATACAGTATCTactaatgtatatatgtatagatctTCACGCAAAGAAAGGGCATTTGTTCCACCTAGCATAGTAGAAAGTTCCACAAATGAGCCCAttgtgaaaaaagaagaacaagataattttatttctttaactaATTATGATTCTGATGAATTCGATACAAATATAAAGAAACAGacaagatatattaatattcacGAAGATCGGCATCCGACAAAACGAAAAAAGTTTCCGAGAGTTACTAATACATctgaaaatgttaaatatttaccTTTAAAAGTCAAACGGTTACAGGGTAACGTTAATCGTGCAAAAGCGGCGAAAGTttccaaatataaaaaataa
- the LOC100649763 gene encoding protein transport protein SFT2, which produces MADLNKELNEYLLSSKNEKQFKITVPSVTIPKANIGKWFGRSEDDKQEAGWIQGTQKECCPSMTRVQRLVAFVACFSMGILCFCLSAIYIPVLLLKARKFALLYTLGSAFFLSSFCFLFGPLSYLKSLFSAERRCFSISYFVTLVGTLYCALHLQSTPLTVLCAVLQLIAMLSFLISHIPGGTKGLMFFTRMFKSSVNSTLPV; this is translated from the exons ATGGCCGATCTCAACAAAGAACTAAACGAATATCTTCTTAGcagtaaaaatgaaaaacaattcAAAATTACCGTACCTTCGGTGACGATACCGAAAGCGAATATTGGAAAATGGTTCGGTAGAAGCGAAGATGATAAACAAGAAGCGGGATGGATCCAAGGAACACAAAAGGAATGTTGTCCTAGCATG ACAAGAGTACAAAGGCTAGTAGCATTTGTTGCATGCTTTTCTATGGGTATACTTTGTTTCTGTTTGTCGGCGATTTATATCCCAGTTTTGCTCCTTAAAGCAAGAAAATTTGCACTTCTGTATACATTAGGAAGTGCTTTCTTCCTCTCAAG cTTTTGCTTCCTTTTTGGTCCATTAAGTTACTTAAAGTCATTATTCAGTGCTGAAAGAAGGTGTTTCAGTATATCCTACTTTGTAACTTTAGTAGGAACGCTTTATTGCGCTCTGCATTTACAATCTACTCCACTAACAGTACTCTGTGCTGTTTTGCAATTAATAGCTATGTTATCATTCTTGATAAGTCATATACCAGGAGGAACTAAAGGCCTAATGTTTTTTACAAGAATGTTCAAGTCTTCGGTAAATTCTACATTGCCTGTATGA